A region of the Larimichthys crocea isolate SSNF chromosome XVIII, L_crocea_2.0, whole genome shotgun sequence genome:
AGCACATTTTACAATGTTGACAGCAGACTTCAGAGTCTTGTTCTGATCTATCCCCCTCTTTGAATACATCAACAGCACAGAGGGCAGTTCAGGATTAGGATCTACGAGAGGGAGAACTTCCAGGGCCAGAGTCATGAGCTGATGGACGACTGCGACAACTTCCAGGAACGCTACCGTATGTCTGACTGCCAGTCCTGCAACGTGATGGACGGCCACTGGCTGATGTACGAGCAGCCCCACTACAGAGGCAGGATGATGTACTTCAGGCCCGGAGAGTACAGGAACTTCATGAACATGGGCTGGAGCGGCTCCAGGTTCATGAGCATGAGGCGTATCACTGATTCCTGTTATTAGTTCACCAgtgaactaaataaaataaaaaagttcaaTAAACTCCATGAAGTAACAAAACCCGTTCTtctgttttgactttttgtcaTGCTGGTTGTTTTGTGGCCTGGACAGCAATGAAACAGATGTCAGCAGGGATG
Encoded here:
- the LOC109136661 gene encoding gamma-crystallin M3 — encoded protein: MGKIIFYEDRNFQGRSWECMSDCADFSSYLSRCHSFRVESGCFMAYDRPNYMGNQYFMRRGDYADYMSMWGWSDYIKSCRMIPQHRGQFRIRIYERENFQGQSHELMDDCDNFQERYRMSDCQSCNVMDGHWLMYEQPHYRGRMMYFRPGEYRNFMNMGWSGSRFMSMRRITDSCY